One stretch of Chitinophaga pendula DNA includes these proteins:
- a CDS encoding branched-chain amino acid transaminase, translating into MYSYYNENTILYLDGAYAKASETKMDLYGQSLHYGYAVFEGIRAYKTASGEVKVFKAKEHFDRLKRSCELIHIPYKFNNDELIAACYKVLELNNLEEAYIRPLVFCPPNMTLKAAQDAHVMICAWEWGAYLGEKLLRVMTSSFQRPNPKAFQIESKSAGLYVNSILASQEAKQQGFDEALLLDINGFVAEGPGSNIFFEKEGKIYTPPAGNILPGITRATVIEICHELNIPIEEKLFMIEELKTAESVFYCGTAAELVGWESLDDQTFSKPWSESLGKVLQQAYKAKVLEKTFNREAQVA; encoded by the coding sequence ATGTATAGCTATTACAACGAGAACACCATTCTTTACTTGGACGGCGCCTATGCCAAAGCGTCTGAAACGAAAATGGACCTTTACGGTCAATCATTGCACTATGGATATGCGGTATTTGAAGGTATCCGCGCTTATAAGACTGCCAGTGGTGAGGTGAAGGTATTTAAAGCCAAAGAGCACTTTGACAGGTTAAAACGGTCTTGTGAGCTGATACATATCCCTTACAAGTTCAATAACGATGAGTTGATTGCTGCTTGTTACAAAGTACTGGAGCTCAATAATCTGGAGGAAGCTTATATCCGTCCGTTGGTGTTCTGTCCTCCTAATATGACATTGAAAGCTGCGCAGGATGCGCATGTGATGATCTGTGCATGGGAATGGGGAGCTTATCTGGGTGAGAAGCTGTTGCGTGTGATGACGTCCAGTTTTCAACGTCCTAATCCGAAGGCTTTCCAGATTGAATCTAAGTCTGCTGGTTTGTATGTAAACTCTATCCTGGCCTCTCAGGAAGCAAAACAGCAAGGATTTGACGAAGCTTTGCTGTTGGATATCAACGGATTTGTAGCAGAAGGTCCTGGTTCCAACATCTTCTTCGAGAAAGAAGGTAAAATATACACCCCACCAGCTGGAAATATACTTCCTGGTATCACTCGCGCTACGGTGATCGAGATCTGTCATGAGTTGAATATTCCTATTGAGGAAAAGCTGTTCATGATCGAAGAGCTGAAGACAGCGGAGAGTGTGTTCTATTGTGGTACTGCTGCTGAGTTAGTAGGATGGGAATCATTGGATGACCAAACCTTCAGCAAGCCCTGGTCGGAGTCGCTGGGTAAAGTGCTGCAACAGGCTTATAAAGCAAAAGTATTGGAGAAAACATTCAATCGCGAAGCCCAGGTAGCATAA
- the ilvD gene encoding dihydroxy-acid dehydratase: MELNKYSKTITQDPTQPAAQAMLYGIGLTEEDLKKAQVGVVSMGYDGNTCNMHLNDLAQQVKKGVWANDLVGLTFHTIGVSDGISNGTEGMRYSLVSRDLIADSIETVCGAQYYDALITVPGCDKNMPGSLMAMGRLNRPAIMVYGGSIAPGKYKGQDLNIISAFEALGQRIAGQLEEGDYKGIIQHSCPGAGACGGMYTANTMSSAIEAMGMSLPYSSSNPALSKEKQEECAAAGKYIRLLLERDIKPRDIMTREAFENAITVIIALGGSTNAVLHLIAIAKSVGLPLTLEDFQRISDKTPLIGDLKPSGKYLMEDLHHVGGVPLVMKYLLKQGRLHGHCMTVTGKTIAENLESVPDIDFDTQQIILPLERPLKANGHIQILYGNLAEKGSVAKITGKEGERFRGPARVFDGEFELIAGIQNGRVQAGDVVVIRQVGPKGAPGMPEMLKPTSAIMGVGLGKNVALITDGRFSGGTHGFVVGHITPEAQEGGTIALVKDNDIIEIDAVNNKIQVEVSDEELAARRSLWKQPALKVSNGILFKYAKLVKNATEGCVTDED; encoded by the coding sequence ATGGAATTGAACAAATACAGCAAAACGATCACGCAAGACCCTACACAACCTGCAGCGCAGGCGATGTTGTACGGTATAGGACTTACAGAAGAAGACCTGAAAAAGGCACAGGTAGGCGTCGTGAGTATGGGATATGATGGCAACACCTGTAACATGCATCTCAACGACCTCGCTCAGCAAGTGAAGAAAGGGGTGTGGGCAAACGACCTTGTAGGACTTACCTTTCACACGATTGGTGTGAGTGATGGTATCAGCAATGGTACAGAAGGTATGCGCTACTCTCTCGTAAGCCGTGATCTGATTGCCGATTCCATTGAGACTGTATGTGGTGCACAATACTATGATGCACTCATCACTGTACCGGGATGCGATAAGAATATGCCAGGTTCACTGATGGCCATGGGGCGTCTGAACCGTCCGGCTATCATGGTATATGGAGGCTCTATCGCGCCAGGTAAATACAAAGGTCAGGATTTGAATATCATTTCTGCCTTTGAAGCGTTAGGACAACGAATAGCCGGACAGCTGGAAGAAGGAGACTATAAGGGCATTATACAACATTCCTGCCCCGGAGCAGGTGCCTGTGGCGGTATGTATACGGCTAATACGATGTCTTCTGCTATTGAAGCGATGGGAATGAGCCTTCCTTACAGCTCTTCCAATCCTGCGCTAAGTAAAGAAAAGCAGGAAGAGTGTGCTGCTGCCGGTAAATATATCCGTCTGCTGCTGGAGCGGGATATTAAGCCCCGGGACATTATGACCCGCGAGGCATTTGAAAATGCGATTACTGTAATTATTGCACTCGGTGGAAGTACCAATGCTGTACTGCACTTGATCGCCATCGCGAAATCCGTTGGTTTGCCATTAACCCTTGAAGATTTTCAACGGATCAGTGACAAGACACCACTGATCGGTGACCTGAAACCCAGTGGTAAATACCTGATGGAAGACCTGCATCATGTAGGTGGTGTACCACTGGTGATGAAATACCTGCTGAAGCAGGGGCGCCTGCATGGACATTGTATGACTGTCACGGGTAAAACAATTGCAGAAAACCTGGAATCAGTACCGGATATAGACTTTGATACCCAGCAGATCATTTTACCGCTGGAGCGTCCGCTGAAAGCGAACGGTCATATCCAGATATTGTATGGTAACCTGGCTGAGAAAGGTTCTGTGGCCAAGATCACCGGTAAAGAAGGAGAACGTTTCAGAGGTCCGGCCCGTGTGTTTGATGGTGAGTTTGAATTGATCGCAGGTATCCAGAATGGTCGTGTACAGGCTGGTGACGTGGTAGTGATCAGACAGGTAGGACCTAAAGGAGCACCAGGTATGCCGGAGATGCTGAAACCGACTTCGGCTATTATGGGTGTCGGCCTCGGTAAGAATGTGGCACTCATTACAGATGGTCGTTTTTCTGGTGGTACGCATGGATTTGTGGTCGGCCATATTACTCCCGAAGCGCAGGAAGGTGGAACGATCGCACTCGTAAAAGACAACGATATCATTGAGATAGACGCAGTGAACAACAAAATACAAGTAGAGGTTAGCGATGAAGAGCTGGCAGCGCGCAGAAGTCTGTGGAAACAACCCGCACTCAAAGTATCAAATGGTATATTATTTAAGTACGCAAAACTTGTAAAAAATGCAACAGAAGGATGTGTTACCGATGAAGACTGA
- a CDS encoding sugar phosphate nucleotidyltransferase, whose translation MQPTLLILAAGMASRYGSLKQIQQFGPSGETIVDYSIFDAIRAGFGKIVFIIRKDFEAEFKEIFEPKLKGKVETAYVYQEMTSFMQGHSVPADRSKPWGTAHAVLCAKDVINEPFAVINADDFYGRDSFEKMADFLQHKCSKEVYSVVGYQLNKTISEHGSVSRGVCEEDAQHNLAAINERTKVYQDGEQIVYEDADGSKHPLAPNTPVSMNFWGFHPSVFDLSEKLFKTFLDTRINEAKSEFFIPIVVDSYIKHNLGVVNVIPTSAQWFGVTYKEDAPGVQASLSALVESGEYPDNLWK comes from the coding sequence ATGCAACCGACTTTATTGATTTTGGCGGCCGGGATGGCCAGTCGTTATGGTAGCTTGAAGCAAATCCAACAGTTTGGCCCTAGTGGGGAAACAATTGTCGACTATTCAATTTTCGATGCAATCCGTGCTGGTTTCGGCAAGATTGTATTTATCATCCGCAAGGACTTCGAAGCTGAATTTAAAGAGATATTCGAGCCTAAACTGAAAGGTAAGGTAGAAACTGCCTATGTATACCAGGAAATGACCTCTTTCATGCAGGGCCACAGTGTGCCTGCTGACAGGAGCAAGCCCTGGGGGACCGCACATGCCGTATTATGCGCCAAAGATGTGATCAATGAGCCGTTTGCAGTGATCAATGCAGATGATTTTTACGGACGCGATTCTTTCGAGAAAATGGCAGACTTCCTGCAGCACAAGTGTAGCAAAGAGGTATATAGCGTAGTAGGATATCAACTGAACAAAACGATCAGCGAACACGGTTCTGTGTCCCGCGGTGTTTGTGAGGAAGATGCACAACACAACCTGGCTGCTATCAACGAAAGGACCAAAGTATACCAGGACGGAGAGCAGATCGTATACGAAGATGCTGACGGCAGCAAACACCCGCTGGCGCCTAACACTCCGGTTTCAATGAACTTCTGGGGTTTCCATCCTTCTGTATTTGATCTCAGCGAAAAACTGTTCAAGACGTTCCTGGATACCCGTATCAATGAAGCCAAATCCGAGTTTTTCATTCCTATTGTAGTAGATAGTTATATCAAGCATAACCTCGGTGTGGTAAATGTGATTCCTACCAGTGCACAATGGTTTGGTGTAACTTATAAAGAAGATGCTCCGGGCGTACAGGCCAGCTTGTCCGCATTGGTGGAAAGTGGAGAATATCCTGACAACCTCTGGAAATAA
- the ilvC gene encoding ketol-acid reductoisomerase, producing the protein MATINFGGVLEDVVTREEFPMEKAREVLKNEVIAIIGYGVQGPGQALNLKDNGFNVIIGQRKDSKTWDKAVADGWVPGETLFEIEEAAKKGTIIQFLLSDAGQITLWGTIKQYLTPGKALYFSHGFGITYKDQTGIIPPADVDVILVAPKGSGTSLRRLFLAGQGLNSSFAIFQDATGRARERVIALGIGVGSGYLFETDFKKEVFSDLTGERGTLMGAIQGIFAAQYETLRKNGHSPSEAFNETVEELTQSLMPLVAENGMDWMYANCSTTAQRGALDWWKKFKDATQPVFEELYSSVAAGNEAARSIASNSTADYRDRLNDELKELRESEMWQAGAAVRKLRPNN; encoded by the coding sequence ATGGCAACCATCAATTTTGGCGGGGTACTGGAAGACGTAGTAACCAGAGAAGAATTCCCCATGGAAAAGGCGAGAGAAGTGCTGAAGAATGAGGTGATCGCAATCATCGGTTATGGCGTGCAAGGCCCCGGTCAGGCATTGAACCTGAAAGACAATGGATTCAACGTGATCATTGGTCAACGTAAAGATTCCAAAACCTGGGATAAAGCTGTCGCTGATGGCTGGGTACCAGGTGAAACCCTGTTCGAAATTGAAGAAGCTGCAAAGAAAGGTACTATTATACAGTTCTTGCTCTCTGATGCAGGACAGATCACGCTGTGGGGTACTATCAAACAATACCTCACTCCTGGTAAGGCATTGTATTTCTCTCATGGCTTCGGTATTACTTATAAAGATCAGACAGGTATTATTCCTCCTGCTGATGTAGATGTGATCCTGGTAGCTCCAAAAGGTTCCGGTACTTCTCTGCGCCGTTTATTCCTGGCCGGACAAGGTCTGAACTCCAGCTTCGCTATCTTCCAGGATGCTACCGGTCGTGCCCGCGAGCGCGTGATTGCACTGGGTATCGGTGTAGGTTCCGGTTATCTGTTTGAGACAGATTTCAAAAAAGAGGTGTTCTCTGACTTAACCGGTGAGCGTGGTACGCTGATGGGGGCTATTCAGGGTATCTTCGCTGCCCAGTATGAGACACTGCGTAAAAACGGACACTCTCCTTCTGAAGCATTTAATGAGACTGTAGAAGAGCTGACTCAATCCCTGATGCCACTGGTAGCAGAAAATGGTATGGACTGGATGTATGCTAACTGTTCTACCACTGCTCAGCGTGGTGCGCTGGATTGGTGGAAAAAATTCAAAGATGCCACACAACCGGTATTTGAAGAATTATACAGCAGTGTAGCTGCCGGTAACGAGGCTGCCCGTTCTATCGCCTCCAATAGCACAGCTGACTACCGTGACAGACTGAACGATGAGCTGAAAGAACTGCGTGAAAGCGAAATGTGGCAGGCAGGCGCAGCTGTTCGTAAGCTGAGACCTAATAACTAA
- the ilvN gene encoding acetolactate synthase small subunit, translating into MDNNTSHTAAASNGTTHSGLREYTVTVYTEDRIGITNRITIIFTRRHINITSLTTAQTEIPGVYKFIITVLAEREKLDKVIGQIEKLIEIHRAFVHDESEVVYQELALYKISTASLHNGNIEQLIRDNNARILTITSEYFVIEKTGHQQELIDMLQKLVPYGVIEYSKSGRVAIVKWSRRFHDHLKDLQRKEADNLKLVH; encoded by the coding sequence GTGGATAATAATACATCACATACGGCGGCAGCTTCTAATGGCACTACCCACAGTGGGCTGCGGGAATATACGGTAACAGTGTATACGGAAGATCGTATCGGTATTACGAATCGTATTACCATCATCTTCACCCGCCGTCATATCAACATCACCAGTCTTACGACTGCACAGACGGAGATCCCCGGCGTATACAAGTTCATCATCACCGTGCTGGCAGAAAGGGAGAAGCTGGATAAAGTGATCGGACAGATCGAAAAACTTATCGAAATACATCGTGCGTTTGTACACGACGAAAGTGAGGTAGTGTACCAGGAGCTGGCTTTATACAAGATATCAACAGCCTCTCTGCACAACGGTAACATAGAACAGCTGATCCGGGATAATAATGCCCGTATCCTAACCATTACCTCGGAGTATTTTGTAATAGAAAAAACCGGGCACCAGCAGGAGCTGATCGATATGCTGCAAAAGCTGGTTCCATACGGCGTCATTGAATATTCGAAGAGCGGGCGTGTTGCCATTGTAAAATGGAGCCGTCGTTTCCACGATCACTTAAAAGATCTGCAACGTAAAGAAGCAGATAATCTGAAACTTGTGCACTAA
- a CDS encoding phosphotransferase enzyme family protein, protein MEIKPNVAILQAFGFEPDELSIHRFGSGHINNTFLLQQTDGSKYVLQRINAQVFKEPVVIATNQRLAANYLAAHQPDYLFITPIPTVTGEDLFILDEEYWRMIPFIDDSMTVDQADDPRQAYEAAQQFGRLTRYLNGVDLQPFRATIPNFHNLTLRYSAFQDAIRQAGEERKHKAAALITAFLGHSEIAVTYEKLKTDPDFPDRLMHHDTKINNVLLDKDTNKGICVCDLDTLMPGKIISDLGDMVRTYVCPVSEEEKDCDLISIREDYYRALIEGYLSEVGEILTAVEKEQLFYAGKFMIYMQGIRFLADYLNGDIYYPVKHDTHNYDRARNQLVLLEQLIAKEEVLQGIINDVLTSK, encoded by the coding sequence ATGGAGATCAAACCTAATGTAGCCATACTACAGGCTTTTGGCTTTGAACCGGACGAGCTATCCATCCATCGTTTCGGATCCGGCCATATCAACAACACTTTCCTATTGCAACAAACTGATGGCAGCAAATACGTATTGCAACGTATTAACGCACAGGTCTTTAAAGAACCAGTTGTGATTGCTACCAACCAGCGGCTGGCGGCGAATTATCTGGCGGCACATCAACCAGATTACCTGTTCATTACACCTATCCCGACGGTTACCGGAGAGGACCTTTTCATACTGGATGAAGAGTATTGGCGGATGATCCCTTTTATAGATGACTCTATGACCGTCGACCAGGCAGACGATCCGAGGCAGGCGTATGAAGCGGCGCAGCAATTTGGCCGTCTTACCCGGTATCTCAACGGGGTGGACCTGCAGCCATTCAGGGCTACTATTCCTAACTTTCATAATCTGACCCTGCGTTACAGCGCCTTTCAGGACGCTATCCGGCAGGCAGGCGAAGAAAGAAAACATAAAGCAGCTGCATTGATCACGGCTTTCCTGGGGCACTCTGAAATAGCAGTGACTTATGAAAAACTTAAGACAGATCCGGATTTTCCTGATCGTCTGATGCATCATGATACCAAGATCAATAACGTATTGCTGGACAAGGATACCAACAAAGGCATTTGCGTCTGTGATCTGGATACCCTGATGCCAGGTAAGATCATTTCTGACCTGGGTGATATGGTGCGTACCTATGTATGTCCGGTATCGGAAGAGGAAAAGGACTGCGACCTTATCAGTATCCGTGAGGATTACTATCGCGCGCTGATAGAAGGTTATCTATCTGAAGTAGGTGAAATACTGACTGCTGTCGAGAAAGAGCAGCTGTTCTATGCCGGTAAGTTCATGATCTATATGCAAGGCATTCGTTTTCTGGCAGATTACCTTAATGGGGATATTTATTACCCTGTAAAACATGACACACATAATTATGACCGTGCCAGGAATCAGTTAGTATTGTTAGAGCAGCTGATTGCGAAAGAAGAGGTGCTGCAGGGCATCATTAACGACGTATTAACAAGTAAATAG
- a CDS encoding alpha-L-fucosidase: MKKLLMLGAMAFSCLQPGIAQQKTRPEEIKEKMQWFADAKLGIFIHWGIYAVKGVDESWSFHNGKISYKDYMQQLKGFTASKYDPQQWADLIQASGAKYAVMTTKHHDGVALWDTKYSKLDVVNSTPAKKDVLTPLFAALRKNGIKCGAYFSLLDWSHPDYPGFLKDSSRYSLKDNPAKWAKFLQFNFGQLTELSTQFNPDLWWFDGDWEHSAAEWKAEDVRKLLTDRNPNTIINGRLQGYGDYDTPEQNFPVTRPKYHWWELCMTINNNWGYQPQDTAWKTPYEVITIFADAISNGGNLLLDIGPKEDGTIPEQQVQVLQELGNWNKKHAAAIFNTVAGLPQGHFYGPTTLSKDSTTLYLFLPGKVSGQVVVKGLSNKIEQISVVGEGSSLTHKIVGKISWSAVPGLVYIDVPAHVQDKYMTVLALKLDKRLKLYRGQGGFLTNDN, from the coding sequence ATGAAAAAATTACTCATGCTGGGCGCAATGGCCTTTTCATGCCTGCAACCCGGTATTGCGCAGCAAAAGACCCGTCCGGAGGAGATCAAAGAAAAAATGCAGTGGTTTGCCGATGCCAAACTGGGTATCTTCATCCACTGGGGCATCTATGCAGTCAAAGGCGTCGATGAATCCTGGTCTTTCCACAATGGAAAAATCTCCTACAAGGATTACATGCAACAGCTGAAAGGCTTCACAGCCAGTAAGTACGATCCGCAGCAATGGGCCGACCTTATCCAGGCTTCGGGGGCCAAATATGCCGTGATGACCACCAAACACCACGATGGCGTCGCCCTCTGGGATACCAAGTACAGCAAACTGGACGTCGTGAACAGCACCCCTGCAAAAAAAGATGTGCTCACCCCCCTGTTTGCCGCCTTACGTAAAAATGGCATCAAATGCGGCGCCTACTTCTCCCTGCTGGACTGGAGCCATCCCGACTATCCCGGGTTCCTGAAAGATAGCAGCCGCTACAGCCTAAAAGATAACCCTGCCAAATGGGCCAAATTCCTACAGTTCAACTTTGGACAGCTCACAGAACTAAGTACCCAGTTCAATCCGGACCTGTGGTGGTTTGACGGCGACTGGGAACATAGCGCTGCCGAATGGAAAGCCGAAGATGTCAGAAAACTGCTGACCGATCGCAATCCCAATACCATCATCAACGGTCGCCTGCAAGGGTATGGCGACTACGATACCCCAGAACAGAACTTCCCGGTTACCAGACCCAAATACCACTGGTGGGAGCTCTGTATGACCATCAACAATAACTGGGGCTACCAGCCTCAAGATACCGCCTGGAAAACACCTTATGAGGTCATCACCATCTTCGCAGATGCCATCAGCAATGGCGGCAACCTGCTGCTGGACATAGGCCCGAAAGAAGATGGTACCATCCCGGAACAACAAGTACAAGTACTACAGGAACTGGGCAACTGGAATAAAAAACATGCTGCCGCCATATTCAATACGGTAGCAGGCCTACCACAAGGCCACTTCTATGGTCCTACCACCCTCTCCAAAGATAGCACCACCCTGTACTTGTTCCTCCCTGGTAAAGTGAGCGGACAGGTAGTAGTAAAAGGACTGAGCAATAAGATAGAACAGATCAGCGTAGTAGGCGAAGGCAGCTCCCTGACACACAAAATAGTAGGAAAGATATCCTGGAGCGCCGTACCCGGCCTGGTATACATCGACGTACCCGCCCATGTGCAGGACAAATACATGACCGTGCTGGCACTCAAACTGGATAAACGATTAAAACTATACCGTGGCCAGGGAGGATTCCTTACCAACGACAACTAA
- the ilvB gene encoding biosynthetic-type acetolactate synthase large subunit has translation MQQKDVLPMKTEVSEKRVVTTPATVQTMTGSEAVIRSLIAEGVDTIFGYPGGAIMPIYDALYDFQQEVHHILVRHEQGATHAAQGYARSSGEVGVVFATSGPGATNLVTGLADAYMDSTPMVCITGQVNAVLLGTDAFQETDVIGITMPITKWNIQVTRSEDIPGAIAKAFYIARNGRPGPVLVDITKNAQVGKLDFNYKKCEYIRSYHPVPELSEEAIKDAAALINQAQRPYILCGHGVLISGAEKELIALAEKANIPIASTLLGLSAVPVDHPLYVGYLGMHGNYGPNINTNECDVLIAVGMRFDDRITGEVSSYASQAKVIHIEIDAAEINKIIKADVPVHADAKTALQALLPHIAPTQHKEWLQTFKEADKQEYDKVKHRELYPEEGMLKMAEVVRIISEKTGGHAILVTDVGQHQMIASRYYQFKDPNTNITSGGMGTMGFALPAAMGAKMGAPEKEVVAVIGDGCFQMTLQELGTIYQSEIGVKIVILNNNFLGMVRQWQQLFFDKRYSSTEMINPDFVQIAKGFYVPGRKVTDRAEIAAAVEEMLTHKGAYLLEVVVEQEDNVFPMVPAGAPISHIRLE, from the coding sequence ATGCAACAGAAGGATGTGTTACCGATGAAGACTGAAGTGTCTGAAAAACGGGTTGTCACTACCCCTGCAACTGTTCAAACCATGACTGGCTCAGAAGCGGTCATCCGCTCGCTGATAGCAGAAGGAGTGGACACTATCTTTGGTTACCCCGGCGGCGCTATTATGCCTATTTATGATGCGCTGTATGATTTTCAACAGGAAGTTCACCATATACTGGTCCGTCATGAGCAGGGTGCTACACACGCTGCTCAGGGATATGCCCGTAGTTCCGGGGAGGTCGGCGTTGTTTTCGCTACCTCCGGCCCTGGTGCTACCAACCTTGTAACGGGTTTGGCAGATGCCTATATGGACTCGACCCCGATGGTATGTATCACCGGTCAGGTAAATGCTGTCCTGTTAGGTACCGATGCCTTCCAGGAGACCGATGTGATAGGTATCACTATGCCCATTACCAAGTGGAACATCCAGGTAACACGCTCTGAAGATATTCCCGGCGCTATTGCCAAAGCATTCTACATTGCCCGCAATGGCCGTCCCGGCCCTGTGTTGGTAGATATTACCAAAAATGCACAGGTAGGAAAGCTGGATTTCAACTATAAAAAGTGCGAATATATCCGTAGTTATCACCCGGTACCTGAGCTAAGCGAAGAGGCTATAAAGGATGCCGCTGCTTTGATCAATCAGGCCCAACGTCCCTATATACTTTGCGGACATGGGGTATTGATCTCCGGCGCTGAGAAAGAGCTCATTGCACTGGCAGAAAAAGCGAATATTCCTATTGCATCTACTTTGCTGGGATTGTCCGCTGTACCGGTAGATCATCCGCTATATGTAGGATATCTCGGTATGCACGGCAACTATGGCCCTAATATCAACACCAATGAATGTGATGTATTGATTGCAGTAGGTATGCGATTCGACGACCGTATCACCGGGGAGGTAAGTTCTTATGCCAGCCAGGCTAAAGTGATACATATAGAGATCGATGCAGCGGAGATCAATAAGATCATCAAGGCAGATGTGCCGGTGCATGCGGATGCTAAAACTGCATTGCAGGCATTGCTACCACACATAGCGCCGACACAACACAAAGAATGGCTGCAAACCTTTAAAGAAGCAGACAAACAGGAATACGATAAGGTAAAACACCGGGAACTATATCCGGAAGAAGGCATGCTGAAAATGGCAGAGGTGGTACGTATCATTTCCGAAAAGACCGGTGGACATGCGATACTTGTAACGGATGTAGGACAGCACCAGATGATTGCTTCCCGCTACTATCAGTTCAAAGACCCTAACACTAATATCACTTCCGGTGGTATGGGGACAATGGGATTTGCATTGCCGGCAGCGATGGGCGCCAAAATGGGAGCTCCCGAAAAAGAGGTAGTAGCCGTTATTGGAGATGGTTGTTTCCAGATGACCTTACAGGAACTGGGTACGATCTATCAGTCTGAAATAGGTGTAAAGATCGTGATCCTGAACAATAACTTCCTGGGTATGGTTCGTCAGTGGCAGCAGTTGTTTTTTGACAAACGTTACTCTTCTACGGAGATGATCAATCCCGATTTCGTACAGATCGCTAAAGGTTTTTATGTACCGGGCCGTAAGGTAACTGATCGTGCGGAGATAGCAGCAGCAGTGGAAGAGATGCTGACACATAAAGGAGCTTATCTGCTGGAAGTAGTGGTAGAACAGGAAGACAACGTATTCCCCATGGTGCCTGCAGGCGCTCCCATCTCTCACATCCGGTTGGAATAG